A window from Limanda limanda chromosome 14, fLimLim1.1, whole genome shotgun sequence encodes these proteins:
- the ar gene encoding androgen receptor isoform X3, with translation MSQTNQRLFGSTVWPQGGESRKEAGDGGTAPSMSQKSEESRLYLVKSSCGSGAARHREPDDADANVYASGRVGAQSCAMENHSRQTAAAPQGLMSTGCRVGDSASSSSCATISETTRELCKAVSVSLGLTVESTDPGDMDPALPPCADHLRGGESSYGSGAVSCSGSLQAAGYRCPDRDERPLAGPKQLVEVFKSLESAAPLHHYTSTRTCEDEPHFSLCEPDDRSPARTHPCPYSASAPGSLAHFSHAGPERPSRGYRPPDEAVESRFRGYQPEQYGVKVKCEEEESPGAPWPGEYTFTDTYSSPLWGSRHCVKARGPGAAGAFICNPYEHSVTRTEHWYPAGMLRPGGPNPGYVKAEVDEWMDVNYNDTRNSPVNFQPIEKCPMQLEQFEGGREHMFPMEFFFPPQRTCLICSDEASGCHYGALTCGSCKVFFKRAAEVGKQKYLCASKNDCTIDKLRRKNCPSCRLKKCFEAGMTLGARKLKKIGQQKNPEEDHPVQDSIEVIQNISPKSGLNLNSQLVFLNILESIEPEVVNAGHDYGQPDSAATLLTSLNELGERQLVKVVKWAKVLPGFRNLHVDDQMTVIQHSWMGVMVFALGWRSYKNVNGRMLYFAPDLVFNENRMHVSTMYEHCIRMRHLSQEFVLLQITQEEFLCMKALLLFSILPVEGLKSQKYFDELRLTYINELDRLISCRMTNNCSQRFYQLTRLLDSLQMTVKKLHQFTFDLFVQAQSLPSQVSFPEMIGEIISVHVPRILAGLAKPILFHQ, from the exons ATGAGCCAAACTAACCAACGGTTGTTTGGTAGCACGGTTTGGCCACAGGGGGGGGAGAGCAGAAAGGAGGCAGGCGACGGTGGCACTGCTCCCAGCATGTCGCAGAAAAGTGAGGAAAGTCGGCTCTACTTGGTGAAGAGCTCTTGTGGAAGCGGTGCTGCCCGGCACAGGGAACCAGACGATGCGGACGCGAACGTCTACGCATCCGGACGCGTTGGTGCCCAGAGCTGTGCCATGGAGAACCACTCCCGTCAGACAGCTGCTGCACCTCAGGGGCTGATGAGCACCGGCTGCCGAGTGGGCgactctgcttcttcttcttcctgcgcCACAATCTCAGAAACAACCCGGGAGCTGTGCAAGGCTGTGTCCGTGTCCCTGGGGCTCACCGTGGAGTCCACTGACCCCGGCGACATGGACCCTGCTCTGCCCCCGTGTGCCGACCACCTCCGCGGCGGGGAGAGTTCCTACGGATCCGGAGCGGTGAGCTGCTCCGGATCCCTGCAGGCTGCCGGCTACAGGTGCCCGGACCGGGACGAGCGGCCCCTGGCCGGCCCCAAGCAACTGGTGGAAGTGTTTAAAAGTTTAGAGAGCGCTGCCCCCCTGCACCACTACACCTCCACTCGGACATGTGAAGACGAGCCACACTTCAGCCTGTGTGAGCCGGATGACAGGAGCCCGGCGCGCACACACCCGTGCCCGTACTCCGCGTCCGCGCCCGGCAGCCTGGCGCACTTCAGCCACGCCGGCCCGGAGAGGCCGAGCCGGGGCTACCGACCTCCGGACGAGGCCGTGGAGAGCAGGTTCCGCGGGTACCAGCCCGAACAGTACGGCGTCAAAGTCAAatgcgaggaggaggagagccccGGGGCTCCGTGGCCCGGGGAATACACCTTCACCGACACGTACAGCTCCCCGCTGTGGGGCTCCCGGCACTGCGTAAAGGCGCGCGGCCCTGGCGCGGCCGGCGCGTTCATATGTAATCCATACGAGCACAGCGTGACGCGCACCGAGCACTGGTACCCGGCCGGGATGCTGAGGCCCGGCGGCCCCAACCCCGGCTACGTGAAGGCGGAGGTGGACGAGTGGATGGACGTCAACTACAACGACACGAG AAACAGTCCTGTGAACTTCCAGCCTATAGAAAAGTGCCCCATGCAGCTGGAGCA GTTTGAGGGTGGCAGAGAGCACATGTTCCCCATGGAGTTCTTCTTCCCACCCCAGAGGACGTGCCTGATCTGTTCAGATGAGGCGTCTGGCTGCCATTACGGTGCACTCACCTGTGGCAGCTGCAAGGTTTTCTTCAAAAGAGCTGCAGAAG TAGGCAAACAGAAATACTTGTGTGCGAGCAAAAATGACTGCACCATCGATAAGCTAAGAAGAAAGAACTGTCCTTCTTGTCGGCTGAAGAAGTGTTTTGAAGCTGGAATGACACTTGGAG CACGTAAACTAAAGAAGATCGGACAGCAGAAGAACCCTGAAGAGGATCATCCTGTGCAGGACTCTATAGAGGTCATCCAGAATATCTCTCCTAAGTCAGGCCTGAACTTGAACTCCCAGCTGGTCTTCCTCAACATCCTGGAGTCCATCGAGCCTGAGGTGGTGAACGCGGGACACGACTACGGCCAACCTGACTCAGCTGCCACCCTGCTCACCAGCCTCAACGAGCTGGGAGAGAGGCAACTGGTCAAAGTGGTCAAATGGGCGAAAGTACTGCCAG GTTTTAGAAATCTCCACGTGGATGACCAAATGACTGTCATTCAACACTCATGGATGGGGGTGATGGTGTTTGCCCTGGGATGGAGGTCCTATAAGAACGTCAATGGCAGGATGCTTTACTTCGCCCCAGATTTGGTGTTCAACGA AAATCGGATGCACGTCTCCACCATGTATGAGCACTGCATCCGGATGAGGCATCTCTCCCAGGAGTTCGTGCTGCTGCAGATCACTCAGGAGGAGTTCCTGTGCATGAAGGCCCTGCTCCTCTTCAGCATTC TTCCAGTCGAGGGTCTGAAGAGTCAGAAGTACTTTGACGAGCTGCGTCTCACCTACATCAACGAACTCGATCGGCTCATCAGCTGTCGAATGACGAACAATTGTTCTCAGAGGTTCTACCAGCTCACCCGTCTGCTGGACTCTCTCCAGATG ACGGTAAAGAAGCTCCACCAGTTTACATTTGACCTTTTCGTCCAGGCTCAGTCACTCCCCAGCCAGGTCAGCTTTCCAGAGATGATTGGAGAAATAATATCAGTTCATGTACCACGGATCCTGGCAGGTTTGGCTAAGCCCATCTTGTTTCACCAGTag
- the ar gene encoding androgen receptor isoform X6 has translation MSQTNQRLFGSTVWPQGGESRKEAGDGGTAPSMSQKSEESRLYLVKSSCGSGAARHREPDDADANVYASGRVGAQSCAMENHSRQTAAAPQGLMSTGCRVGDSASSSSCATISETTRELCKAVSVSLGLTVESTDPGDMDPALPPCADHLRGGESSYGSGAVSCSGSLQAAGYRCPDRDERPLAGPKQLVEVFKSLESAAPLHHYTSTRTCEDEPHFSLCEPDDRSPARTHPCPYSASAPGSLAHFSHAGPERPSRGYRPPDEAVESRFRGYQPEQYGVKVKCEEEESPGAPWPGEYTFTDTYSSPLWGSRHCVKARGPGAAGAFICNPYEHSVTRTEHWYPAGMLRPGGPNPGYVKAEVDEWMDVNYNDTSDTLCCRNSPVNFQPIEKCPMQLEQFEGGREHMFPMEFFFPPQRTCLICSDEASGCHYGALTCGSCKVFFKRAAEVGKQKYLCASKNDCTIDKLRRKNCPSCRLKKCFEAGMTLGARKLKKIGQQKNPEEDHPVQDSIEVIQNISPKSGLNLNSQLVFLNILESIEPEVVNAGHDYGQPDSAATLLTSLNELGERQLVKVVKWAKVLPGFCPALWINGKLIPCLGHTQTLWRRLVSWRMNQIYNPEQSTSPHRREPDQQGSTSTFFMFHLWVSPNISVVAGIWGVGATALILMTLGKIN, from the exons ATGAGCCAAACTAACCAACGGTTGTTTGGTAGCACGGTTTGGCCACAGGGGGGGGAGAGCAGAAAGGAGGCAGGCGACGGTGGCACTGCTCCCAGCATGTCGCAGAAAAGTGAGGAAAGTCGGCTCTACTTGGTGAAGAGCTCTTGTGGAAGCGGTGCTGCCCGGCACAGGGAACCAGACGATGCGGACGCGAACGTCTACGCATCCGGACGCGTTGGTGCCCAGAGCTGTGCCATGGAGAACCACTCCCGTCAGACAGCTGCTGCACCTCAGGGGCTGATGAGCACCGGCTGCCGAGTGGGCgactctgcttcttcttcttcctgcgcCACAATCTCAGAAACAACCCGGGAGCTGTGCAAGGCTGTGTCCGTGTCCCTGGGGCTCACCGTGGAGTCCACTGACCCCGGCGACATGGACCCTGCTCTGCCCCCGTGTGCCGACCACCTCCGCGGCGGGGAGAGTTCCTACGGATCCGGAGCGGTGAGCTGCTCCGGATCCCTGCAGGCTGCCGGCTACAGGTGCCCGGACCGGGACGAGCGGCCCCTGGCCGGCCCCAAGCAACTGGTGGAAGTGTTTAAAAGTTTAGAGAGCGCTGCCCCCCTGCACCACTACACCTCCACTCGGACATGTGAAGACGAGCCACACTTCAGCCTGTGTGAGCCGGATGACAGGAGCCCGGCGCGCACACACCCGTGCCCGTACTCCGCGTCCGCGCCCGGCAGCCTGGCGCACTTCAGCCACGCCGGCCCGGAGAGGCCGAGCCGGGGCTACCGACCTCCGGACGAGGCCGTGGAGAGCAGGTTCCGCGGGTACCAGCCCGAACAGTACGGCGTCAAAGTCAAatgcgaggaggaggagagccccGGGGCTCCGTGGCCCGGGGAATACACCTTCACCGACACGTACAGCTCCCCGCTGTGGGGCTCCCGGCACTGCGTAAAGGCGCGCGGCCCTGGCGCGGCCGGCGCGTTCATATGTAATCCATACGAGCACAGCGTGACGCGCACCGAGCACTGGTACCCGGCCGGGATGCTGAGGCCCGGCGGCCCCAACCCCGGCTACGTGAAGGCGGAGGTGGACGAGTGGATGGACGTCAACTACAACGACACGAG TGATACTTTGTGTTGTAGAAACAGTCCTGTGAACTTCCAGCCTATAGAAAAGTGCCCCATGCAGCTGGAGCA GTTTGAGGGTGGCAGAGAGCACATGTTCCCCATGGAGTTCTTCTTCCCACCCCAGAGGACGTGCCTGATCTGTTCAGATGAGGCGTCTGGCTGCCATTACGGTGCACTCACCTGTGGCAGCTGCAAGGTTTTCTTCAAAAGAGCTGCAGAAG TAGGCAAACAGAAATACTTGTGTGCGAGCAAAAATGACTGCACCATCGATAAGCTAAGAAGAAAGAACTGTCCTTCTTGTCGGCTGAAGAAGTGTTTTGAAGCTGGAATGACACTTGGAG CACGTAAACTAAAGAAGATCGGACAGCAGAAGAACCCTGAAGAGGATCATCCTGTGCAGGACTCTATAGAGGTCATCCAGAATATCTCTCCTAAGTCAGGCCTGAACTTGAACTCCCAGCTGGTCTTCCTCAACATCCTGGAGTCCATCGAGCCTGAGGTGGTGAACGCGGGACACGACTACGGCCAACCTGACTCAGCTGCCACCCTGCTCACCAGCCTCAACGAGCTGGGAGAGAGGCAACTGGTCAAAGTGGTCAAATGGGCGAAAGTACTGCCAG GTTTTTGTCCTGCTCTGTGGATCAATGGAAAACTCATCCCCTGCCTTGGCCACACCCAGACCCTATGGAGAAGGCTAGTCAGTTGGAGGATGAATCAAATCTACAATCCTGAGCAGTCCACCAGTCCCCATAGGAGGGAACCTGATCAACAGGGCTCCACATCCACTTTCTTTATGTTCCATCTTTGGGTTAGCCCTAACATTTCTGTTGTTGCCGGCATCTGGGGGGTGGGGGCTACAGCCCTTATTTTGATGACCCTGGGTAAAATAAATTGA